One genomic region from Myripristis murdjan chromosome 7, fMyrMur1.1, whole genome shotgun sequence encodes:
- the LOC115362147 gene encoding N-acetyltransferase family 8 member 3 — protein sequence MAQKNNFQYSIRKYTPADEQAVISLFRTGILEHVYPAFFKALSHPDHIGIALSISMAGYVLGGSSYFQALLFGGAWAGLIYYCCHEIYEGYMLRRLSTDMANIQTSYLDNPDNSFWVAEANINGQSKVVGMMAVMGKRGESIEAVRCDEWNGRVVGGLSEIAQDAGDGSYGELPHMVVSFQGRRKGLGSQLIQKALDFCKERGYSRLVLDVSSPQMAAISLYQKLGFVQTGCHSKTHTNRWFSKLARISVMRMEKFI from the exons ATggcacagaaaaacaact TTCAGTACTCCATCAGGAAGTACACGCCTGCAGATGAACAAGCAGTCATCTCCCTCTTTCGCACTGGGATTCTTGAACACGTATATCCAGCCTTCTTCAAGGCTTTGAGCCACCCAGACCACATTGGCATTGCCCTGAGTATTTCCATGGCCGGCTACGTGCTGGGAGGCAGCTCCTACTTCCAAGCTCTACTTTTTGGTGGTGCGTGGGCCGGCCTCATTTATTACTGCTGCCATGAGATCTATGAGGGCTACATGTTGAGGAGGCTGAGCACAGACATGGCTAACATTCAAACCAGCTACCTGGATAACCCAGACAACAGTTTCTGGGTGGCAGAGGCAAACATCAATGGCCAGTCCAAGGTGGTCGGGATGATGGCGGTGATGGGGAAAAGGGGGGAGAGCATCGAGGCTGTGAGGTGCGATGAGTGGAACGGAAGAGTGGTGGGAGGGTTGTCTGAGATCGCCCAAGATGCTGGAGATGGAAGTTACGGCGAGTTGCCCCATATGGTTGTGTCATTTCAAGGCCGCCGCAAAGGCCTTGGCTCCCAGCTGATCCAGAAAGCCTTGGATTTCTGCAAGGAGCGCGGCTACAGCCGCCTGGTTCTGGACGTCAGCTCACCACAGATGGCAGCCATCTCCCTGTACCAAAAGTTAGGCTTTGTTCAAACTGGCTGCCACAGCAAGACACACACCAATCGCTGGTTCTCCAAGCTGGCTCGAATAAGCGTTATGCGAATGGAaaagttcatttaa